The Streptomyces pactum genome contains a region encoding:
- the rplS gene encoding 50S ribosomal protein L19 yields the protein MSHLLDSVDGASLRSDVPAFRPGDTVNVHVRVIEGNRSRVQQFKGVVIRRQGAGVRETFTVRKVSFSVGVERTFPVHTPIVEKIELVTRGDVRRAKLYYLRELRGKAAKIKEKRDN from the coding sequence ATGTCTCACCTGCTCGACTCCGTCGACGGCGCGTCGCTGCGCAGCGACGTCCCGGCCTTCCGCCCCGGCGACACCGTCAACGTCCACGTCCGCGTCATCGAGGGCAACCGCTCCCGTGTGCAGCAGTTCAAGGGCGTAGTCATCCGTCGCCAGGGTGCCGGCGTGCGCGAGACCTTCACGGTCCGCAAGGTCTCCTTCTCCGTCGGCGTCGAGCGCACCTTCCCGGTGCACACCCCGATCGTGGAGAAGATCGAGCTCGTCACCCGCGGTGACGTCCGCCGCGCCAAGCTGTACTACCTGCGCGAGCTGCGCGGCAAGGCGGCGAAGATCAAGGAGAAGCGCGACAACTGA